The Arcanobacterium pinnipediorum genome includes a region encoding these proteins:
- a CDS encoding PfkB family carbohydrate kinase, whose amino-acid sequence MPNESELSLLTGMPVETIDDVRNATSALLEAGVKNVIVTLGSRGVLWMAEGIDELVSAHTVQARDTTGAGDAFIGCFSHYLVKTGNVLESLRKANRYAADSVTKLGTQTSYATAEELAQLSYS is encoded by the coding sequence ATGCCTAATGAGTCAGAGTTGTCTTTGCTCACTGGAATGCCAGTTGAAACGATTGACGATGTTCGTAATGCTACCTCAGCATTGTTAGAAGCAGGGGTGAAGAATGTGATTGTTACTCTTGGATCGCGTGGTGTTTTGTGGATGGCTGAGGGAATAGATGAACTCGTTAGTGCCCATACTGTTCAAGCTCGTGATACTACAGGTGCAGGAGATGCATTTATTGGTTGTTTTAGTCACTACCTAGTGAAAACTGGAAACGTGCTTGAATCGTTGCGCAAAGCAAATCGTTATGCGGCAGATTCGGTCACGAAACTAGGTACTCAGACCTCGTACGCCACGGCTGAAGAACTTGCTCAGTTATCGTACAGCTAG
- a CDS encoding GlsB/YeaQ/YmgE family stress response membrane protein yields the protein MINIIGTIIFGAVIGFLAKFFKGAELSVLATVVLGVAGVLLGNLALSIFGYPANTGGIDWIRWVVCTLVAMAAIGIYAGTKSKK from the coding sequence ATGATCAATATTATTGGCACAATTATTTTTGGTGCAGTTATCGGTTTTCTTGCTAAGTTCTTTAAAGGTGCAGAGCTATCTGTTCTCGCTACTGTAGTTTTGGGTGTCGCTGGCGTCCTCCTCGGTAATTTGGCTCTCTCGATCTTCGGTTACCCGGCAAACACCGGCGGAATCGACTGGATTCGCTGGGTTGTCTGCACGCTCGTCGCAATGGCTGCGATCGGTATCTACGCCGGTACTAAGTCAAAGAAGTAA
- a CDS encoding acyltransferase family protein, translating into MNIFLVLIVLVCLAGIKIFPRPDLDSYISQAHTTQINGLFILIVFYAHVRTYIPLVPAADGWMYGLATGLGQLMVALFLFYSGFGVHESIRRKPGYVDSIPAKRVAVTWINFAVAVCMYALLSVALDREITVVQTILAMVGWTSVGNSAWYIFAILVLYVMTFVVYKLLGDLAARMPGAGVALMFGAGLVFGALMWWAKGSSGAYTFNTVLCYPLGMAWSAFRAPLEARLRGRHGWFLWSVLVATTTAVFVAVKSVAGLHYLVFQSAALAYCAVAVLVTMVVHFNSPILAWCGRNLFWIYVLQRLPMLVLSYYGFGESHRYWFVIISFALTVILSIVMSRLMPRLQRKLLTTATTGK; encoded by the coding sequence GTGAACATATTCCTCGTCCTGATCGTGCTCGTGTGCCTAGCTGGCATCAAGATTTTCCCGCGCCCTGACTTAGATTCGTATATTTCACAGGCCCACACCACGCAAATTAATGGCCTGTTCATTCTGATCGTGTTTTATGCCCACGTGCGGACCTATATTCCGTTGGTCCCAGCAGCAGATGGCTGGATGTATGGTTTGGCGACGGGGTTGGGTCAGCTAATGGTGGCCTTGTTTTTGTTTTATTCGGGGTTCGGCGTCCATGAGTCGATTCGGCGAAAGCCGGGGTATGTTGATTCGATTCCGGCTAAGCGGGTAGCGGTGACGTGGATTAATTTCGCCGTGGCGGTATGTATGTATGCGTTATTGTCTGTGGCGTTAGATCGTGAAATTACGGTTGTTCAGACGATATTAGCAATGGTCGGGTGGACGAGTGTTGGCAATTCGGCATGGTATATTTTTGCGATTTTGGTGCTGTATGTGATGACGTTTGTTGTCTATAAACTTCTTGGCGATTTAGCTGCCCGTATGCCAGGCGCGGGGGTTGCGTTGATGTTTGGGGCCGGCTTGGTTTTTGGTGCGCTAATGTGGTGGGCGAAGGGTTCGAGCGGCGCTTATACGTTTAATACGGTGTTGTGTTATCCGTTGGGGATGGCATGGTCTGCTTTCCGCGCTCCGCTAGAAGCGCGGCTGCGTGGCAGGCATGGTTGGTTTTTGTGGTCGGTTCTTGTAGCGACGACGACGGCGGTTTTCGTTGCGGTCAAGAGTGTTGCGGGGCTGCATTATCTGGTTTTCCAGTCAGCTGCTTTGGCGTATTGTGCGGTTGCAGTTCTGGTGACGATGGTTGTTCATTTCAATAGTCCGATTTTGGCATGGTGTGGGCGGAATTTGTTTTGGATTTACGTTTTGCAGCGCCTGCCGATGCTGGTGTTGTCGTATTACGGGTTTGGTGAAAGTCACCGGTATTGGTTTGTGATTATTTCGTTTGCGCTCACCGTTATCCTGTCAATTGTTATGTCCAGATTAATGCCGCGCCTACAACGAAAACTTCTCACTACCGCCACCACCGGGAAATAG
- a CDS encoding HAD-IC family P-type ATPase, which produces MSQKLSLGLTSEEVADRRRDGRVNTLPPRTGKTVGDIIRSNVFTRINAMLSVLFVMVMTTGSIINAAFGLLIIVNSGIGIVQELRAKRTLDSLSLIGEEKPRVWRDGKIVEVAQEDVVLDDVIALRSGNQIVVDGEVVDSDGLSIDESMLTGESDAVRKQLDDEILSGSFVVSGTGAYRVTKVGADSYAARLTAEASRFTLAKSQLQSGINTILKYITWVLIPVGILIIYSQVSQGTSQWDQVILKISGALVPMIPEGLVLITSTAFALGVIRLGKRKCLVQELPAIEGLARVDVVCADKTGTLTENRMIFESIRLFDDEGGLADSRSASGTWSFAQLEEVLGQLGGADQDPNSTMAAIIEAHGLDAGTKKWEVRSRHAFTSATKWSGITFAEHGSWLLGAADVLAEGSAYAKSAQELGSTGLRVIMLAHTDQVVDDDTELTDVEPVALVVFEQKVRPDAAQTLEYFAEQNVTVKVISGDNAASVGAVTRKLGVDSGQAIDARTLTSENFDAQVANNLVFGRVTPDQKRSMVASLQEAGHTVAMTGDGVNDVLALKDADIGVAMGSGAPATRSVAKIVLLDDKFATLPYVVAEGRRVIGNIERVANLFLTKTIYSAVLAILVIISAIPFPFQPIHVTITGWFTIGIPAFVLSLPPNNQRARSGFVRRVLWFAVPAGVVVGISAFVSFWAATGGEFVSGQVYVEESTAALLALIIPSTWVLVCIARPLSWWKSILVVLPLLGYGVIFTWDFTQKIFMLDSSNGAIMQQAAIIGLVAAVLIEGLWWTVKRYQGEPTILWRNDPLLSQR; this is translated from the coding sequence ATGTCTCAGAAGCTATCGTTGGGCTTAACATCTGAAGAAGTGGCCGATCGTCGTCGTGATGGCCGGGTCAATACGTTGCCGCCGCGTACGGGGAAAACGGTGGGCGATATTATTCGTTCGAATGTGTTTACGCGGATTAATGCCATGTTGTCGGTGCTGTTTGTTATGGTGATGACGACCGGTTCAATTATTAATGCGGCGTTTGGTCTGCTGATTATCGTTAATTCGGGTATTGGAATCGTCCAGGAGCTGCGGGCGAAGCGCACGCTTGATTCGCTGTCGCTGATTGGCGAGGAAAAACCGCGGGTATGGCGCGATGGGAAGATCGTCGAGGTTGCCCAAGAAGATGTGGTTCTTGACGACGTGATTGCATTGCGTTCTGGCAACCAGATTGTTGTTGATGGTGAGGTTGTGGACTCTGACGGTTTAAGTATCGATGAGTCGATGCTTACTGGTGAGTCAGATGCGGTGCGCAAGCAGCTAGATGATGAGATTTTGTCTGGGTCGTTTGTGGTTTCGGGTACTGGCGCGTATCGGGTAACGAAAGTTGGAGCGGATTCGTATGCGGCGCGGCTGACTGCGGAGGCATCACGTTTCACGCTGGCTAAATCGCAGCTTCAATCTGGTATCAACACGATTTTGAAGTATATTACGTGGGTTTTGATTCCGGTGGGTATCCTGATTATTTATTCGCAGGTTTCGCAGGGGACGAGCCAGTGGGATCAAGTCATTTTGAAGATTTCGGGTGCGTTAGTACCGATGATTCCAGAGGGCTTGGTTTTGATTACCTCCACGGCGTTTGCGTTGGGTGTTATCCGGTTGGGTAAGCGCAAGTGTTTAGTTCAAGAATTGCCGGCTATCGAGGGTCTTGCCCGAGTGGACGTGGTGTGTGCGGATAAGACGGGTACGTTGACTGAGAATCGGATGATTTTTGAGTCGATTCGTTTGTTTGACGACGAGGGCGGGTTGGCTGATTCTCGTTCTGCTTCTGGCACATGGAGTTTTGCACAGTTAGAGGAGGTTCTTGGACAGTTAGGTGGTGCTGATCAAGATCCTAATTCTACTATGGCAGCGATTATTGAGGCCCATGGTTTGGATGCGGGTACTAAGAAGTGGGAGGTGCGCAGCCGGCACGCGTTTACGTCGGCGACGAAGTGGTCAGGTATCACATTTGCCGAGCACGGTAGCTGGCTGTTGGGTGCTGCGGATGTGCTTGCTGAAGGCAGCGCGTATGCCAAGAGTGCCCAGGAGTTAGGTTCGACTGGTTTGCGTGTGATTATGCTTGCCCATACGGATCAGGTGGTCGATGACGATACTGAATTGACCGACGTCGAACCGGTTGCGTTGGTAGTTTTTGAGCAGAAGGTTCGTCCCGATGCTGCCCAGACCTTGGAATATTTTGCGGAACAGAATGTGACTGTGAAGGTTATTTCTGGTGACAACGCGGCCTCAGTTGGTGCGGTGACGCGCAAGTTGGGTGTGGATTCTGGTCAGGCGATTGATGCGCGCACGTTGACGTCGGAGAATTTCGATGCGCAGGTTGCGAATAATTTGGTTTTCGGGCGGGTCACTCCAGATCAGAAGCGTTCGATGGTGGCCTCGTTGCAAGAGGCCGGGCATACAGTTGCGATGACTGGCGATGGTGTCAATGACGTACTGGCGTTAAAAGACGCCGATATCGGTGTTGCGATGGGCTCGGGTGCTCCGGCGACGCGTTCGGTTGCCAAGATTGTGTTATTGGACGATAAGTTTGCAACGTTGCCGTATGTGGTGGCTGAGGGCCGCCGCGTGATCGGTAACATCGAGCGGGTCGCTAATTTGTTTTTGACGAAGACGATCTATTCAGCAGTGTTGGCAATTTTGGTGATTATTTCGGCTATTCCGTTCCCATTCCAGCCGATCCATGTCACGATTACTGGTTGGTTTACGATTGGTATTCCGGCATTTGTTTTGTCTTTGCCGCCTAATAATCAACGTGCTCGTTCGGGGTTTGTACGCCGTGTTTTGTGGTTTGCGGTACCTGCTGGAGTTGTGGTTGGTATTAGTGCGTTTGTTTCGTTCTGGGCCGCTACTGGTGGCGAGTTTGTTTCCGGTCAGGTCTATGTTGAAGAGTCGACGGCGGCTTTGCTGGCTTTGATTATTCCGTCGACGTGGGTGTTGGTGTGTATTGCTCGCCCGCTATCATGGTGGAAGTCGATTCTTGTTGTTTTGCCGTTGCTGGGTTATGGCGTGATCTTCACATGGGATTTCACCCAAAAGATATTCATGTTGGATTCATCTAACGGTGCAATCATGCAGCAGGCGGCGATTATTGGCTTGGTTGCTGCGGTTCTTATCGAAGGGCTGTGGTGGACTGTTAAGCGCTATCAGGGTGAGCCGACGATCTTGTGGCGCAACGATCCGTTACTGTCACAGCGCTGA
- a CDS encoding DUF1846 domain-containing protein, translating into MAFTVGFDREKYIEMQSKHILERRAKIGGKLYLEMGGKLFDDNHASRVLPGFTPDNKIVMLEKIADEIEIIVCLNAKDLQRQKMRSDVGITYDEDVLRLIDVFRERGFLVENVVMTQFDESNTLAVTFMQRLERMGIKVARHRVIAGYPANVDVIVSEEGLGKNDFVQTSRDLVVVTAPGPGSGKLATCLSQIYHEAKRGTKAGYAKFETFPIWNVALEHPVNLAYEAATVDLDDANLIDPFHLEAYGESVSSYNRDIDVFPLVRTMLERIAGQSPYQSPTDMGVNMAGYCISDDEAVREASRQEIIRRYYQARVEERKEALDTTLSDRVRHVMRKAGVTTADRNVVAPALKLAEETGSPASAIELPDGSIVTGKTSELLGCSAAMLLNALKQLAGIDREALLLSPQSIEPIQKLKVEHLGSRNPRLHTDEVLIALSVSAGTSQDARNAMAQLKNLARCDVHVTTILGTVDEAIFRNLGLYVTSEPVFQRKSLYQKK; encoded by the coding sequence ATGGCCTTCACAGTAGGGTTCGACCGCGAAAAATACATTGAGATGCAGTCAAAGCATATTTTGGAGCGGCGGGCGAAGATAGGCGGGAAGCTCTATCTTGAGATGGGAGGCAAGTTGTTTGACGACAACCATGCCTCGCGAGTATTGCCTGGTTTTACTCCCGATAACAAGATCGTTATGCTGGAAAAGATTGCAGATGAGATCGAGATTATCGTGTGTTTGAATGCTAAGGATTTGCAACGCCAAAAAATGCGTTCGGATGTTGGCATTACTTACGACGAAGATGTGCTGCGGCTGATTGATGTTTTCCGGGAGCGTGGTTTCCTCGTGGAAAATGTTGTGATGACTCAATTCGATGAGTCCAATACGTTGGCTGTGACGTTTATGCAGCGCTTGGAGCGGATGGGAATTAAGGTTGCTCGCCATCGCGTGATTGCCGGATATCCGGCAAATGTTGATGTGATTGTTTCTGAGGAAGGGCTAGGGAAGAACGATTTTGTTCAAACTTCGCGTGATCTTGTTGTTGTGACTGCTCCGGGCCCAGGCTCAGGCAAACTGGCAACATGCTTGTCGCAGATTTATCACGAGGCTAAGCGCGGCACGAAGGCAGGTTATGCGAAGTTTGAAACGTTCCCGATTTGGAATGTTGCTCTTGAGCATCCGGTTAATTTAGCCTACGAGGCTGCAACTGTGGATCTTGATGACGCTAATCTTATTGATCCCTTCCATTTAGAAGCGTATGGCGAGTCAGTTTCGTCGTATAACCGAGACATCGACGTCTTTCCGTTGGTGCGCACAATGTTGGAGCGGATTGCCGGCCAGTCGCCATACCAGAGCCCAACCGATATGGGGGTGAATATGGCTGGCTATTGTATTAGCGACGACGAAGCGGTGCGGGAGGCTTCCCGGCAGGAAATTATTCGCCGCTATTATCAGGCACGTGTTGAAGAACGCAAGGAAGCTTTGGATACGACTCTTTCGGATCGGGTTCGTCATGTGATGCGCAAGGCGGGTGTGACCACGGCTGATCGCAATGTGGTTGCGCCGGCGTTGAAGTTGGCAGAGGAAACAGGCAGTCCAGCCTCTGCTATTGAGCTTCCCGACGGTAGTATCGTCACGGGCAAAACCTCGGAGCTGTTGGGTTGTTCGGCAGCTATGTTGTTGAATGCGTTAAAGCAGTTGGCAGGTATTGACCGAGAGGCTTTGTTGTTGTCGCCGCAGTCGATCGAGCCGATTCAAAAACTCAAGGTTGAGCATTTGGGGTCGCGTAATCCGCGGCTGCACACGGATGAAGTTTTGATTGCGTTAAGTGTGTCGGCTGGTACTAGTCAAGATGCACGCAATGCAATGGCACAATTAAAGAATCTAGCTCGATGCGATGTTCATGTTACGACGATTCTGGGTACGGTTGATGAGGCTATTTTCCGTAATTTGGGATTGTACGTGACCAGCGAGCCGGTCTTTCAGCGCAAGTCTCTCTACCAGAAGAAGTGA
- a CDS encoding metallophosphoesterase, with protein sequence MTNVPARILGGLIASGTAITAGALVHAHAYTVRRRTALIPARGASLSQPAQLRILHISDTHLVPYQRKRRSFIRSLADLGPDFVVATGDLIADDSAIDPLLDDLGPLLSVPGAFVFGSNDYSGPTLKNPLRYLLGPSSKTANADEDDSPDGAPHSGKPLATEVLRDGLTSGGWVDLNNARTRISVNAWTLDLVGIDDPHIQRHAMPAPDNNETVAGPHMRIALAHAPYTWVLDMMAADHADLTFAGHTHGGQVNLPGSRALVTNCDLPTAFANGLFRWPPHNDNTDRARVLKKNGTLDAAEHMLVNISAGIGTSPYTPIRTFCAPEAIMLDVVQL encoded by the coding sequence ATGACTAACGTGCCAGCACGAATCCTCGGGGGACTTATCGCTTCCGGCACCGCGATAACTGCTGGAGCTTTGGTTCATGCACATGCCTATACTGTTCGGCGGCGCACCGCTTTAATCCCGGCACGAGGGGCTTCACTATCACAGCCTGCCCAGCTGCGGATCTTACATATCTCTGATACTCACCTGGTGCCATATCAACGCAAACGGCGTAGCTTTATTCGTTCGCTCGCAGATTTAGGTCCCGATTTTGTGGTGGCTACCGGTGATCTTATTGCAGATGATAGCGCTATAGATCCGTTATTGGATGATCTTGGTCCGCTCTTATCTGTACCGGGCGCATTTGTTTTTGGGTCCAATGATTACTCTGGGCCAACGCTGAAGAATCCGTTGCGTTATCTTCTTGGTCCGAGCAGCAAAACGGCGAACGCGGATGAAGACGATTCTCCCGATGGCGCTCCACATTCTGGTAAGCCCTTAGCAACAGAGGTTTTACGGGACGGTTTGACCAGTGGAGGCTGGGTAGATCTCAATAATGCCCGCACCCGGATCAGTGTAAATGCTTGGACGCTAGATCTGGTAGGAATCGATGACCCGCATATCCAACGCCATGCCATGCCCGCTCCAGATAATAACGAAACAGTTGCGGGCCCTCATATGCGGATTGCTTTAGCTCATGCACCCTACACTTGGGTGTTGGATATGATGGCTGCAGATCATGCAGATCTGACATTCGCTGGCCACACCCACGGTGGCCAAGTTAATCTGCCTGGTTCGCGTGCGTTAGTTACCAATTGCGATCTGCCAACAGCTTTTGCAAATGGATTGTTCCGCTGGCCGCCTCATAATGACAATACAGACCGTGCGCGCGTGTTGAAGAAAAACGGCACGCTTGATGCCGCGGAGCATATGCTTGTCAATATTTCTGCCGGGATTGGCACATCGCCCTATACTCCAATCCGAACTTTTTGTGCTCCTGAAGCAATTATGCTCGATGTTGTTCAGTTGTAG
- a CDS encoding YbjN domain-containing protein, translating into MAWFKKNKDTLTPSPVTIERVKQVFDNNEWTFDVDEERDNTLLTGFDGRFTVVRLIEESNILTIATYGTGAILPAERFGEALAWANNWNKETVFGTAHPHVDDDNDLIMNVDVSFPLEAGATDEQLERYVGLSVSLNVQAIDKYIEDLQIPQPEQNENE; encoded by the coding sequence ATGGCGTGGTTTAAGAAGAATAAGGATACTTTAACTCCTAGCCCGGTAACGATTGAACGCGTTAAGCAGGTTTTTGACAATAATGAGTGGACCTTCGACGTCGATGAGGAACGCGACAACACGCTACTTACGGGCTTTGATGGTCGCTTCACAGTTGTTCGCCTCATTGAAGAATCGAACATTCTTACGATTGCAACCTATGGCACGGGTGCGATTTTGCCTGCGGAACGTTTTGGCGAAGCACTTGCTTGGGCAAATAACTGGAACAAGGAAACGGTATTCGGTACCGCACATCCTCATGTCGATGACGATAACGATCTGATCATGAACGTGGATGTTTCCTTCCCGCTTGAAGCTGGCGCAACCGATGAGCAGCTAGAGCGCTATGTTGGTCTCTCAGTAAGCCTCAATGTTCAGGCGATCGACAAATACATCGAGGATCTACAGATCCCACAACCAGAGCAAAACGAGAACGAATAG
- a CDS encoding YbjN domain-containing protein, with translation MLPEVTFDRVKLLLEAEELKYEVTDDERIVIHFESLIAFMRVTENLLTITGLWRADIVEQDDVEQAYLLANKLNTERTLPKTYVEDPTEGASGSLIFEFNLPIDDGLSDEQLQAAFRNAMGSFFGAEAEVAEALPHLVTWTVEDQGE, from the coding sequence ATGCTACCTGAAGTAACATTTGATCGCGTTAAGCTTCTTTTGGAAGCCGAAGAACTGAAGTATGAAGTCACTGATGACGAACGTATTGTTATTCATTTTGAGTCTCTCATCGCATTCATGCGCGTAACTGAAAATCTTCTGACGATTACCGGACTGTGGCGTGCAGACATCGTCGAACAAGACGACGTCGAACAAGCTTATCTTTTGGCAAACAAGCTCAATACTGAGCGCACGCTACCTAAGACTTACGTTGAGGATCCCACAGAGGGCGCTAGCGGTTCGCTCATTTTTGAGTTCAACCTTCCTATCGATGACGGTTTGAGTGACGAACAGCTCCAAGCTGCCTTCCGTAATGCTATGGGTTCCTTCTTTGGAGCAGAAGCTGAAGTTGCCGAAGCGTTGCCACATTTGGTGACGTGGACTGTCGAAGATCAAGGAGAGTAA
- the def gene encoding peptide deformylase yields the protein MLYPIHVYGSPVLHKTSRPVTVFDDKLKKLTEDMFETCEAAPGVGLAAPQIGLDLAMYVWMYDGPEHKGPQRGVAINPTLLIEPVDTLEPTPADEEGCLSFPGYQYGLRRSPRAVLRAQDVEGQWYELEADGWFARIMQHEYDHLHGRIYVDRLTGKSAHQVSKVMKREKWNVPGIAWLPGQDELFDLDDAALANLDEMTRYFAGVPEDSAAAESELPDKGASFGLA from the coding sequence ATGCTTTACCCCATTCATGTATATGGTTCGCCGGTTCTCCACAAAACCAGCCGTCCAGTTACTGTTTTCGATGACAAGCTCAAAAAACTCACCGAAGATATGTTTGAAACCTGTGAAGCCGCTCCTGGTGTAGGTCTTGCTGCACCACAAATTGGTCTCGATTTGGCGATGTACGTGTGGATGTATGATGGTCCAGAACATAAGGGCCCGCAGCGAGGTGTGGCGATCAATCCGACGCTACTTATTGAACCGGTCGATACTCTCGAACCAACGCCAGCCGACGAGGAAGGATGCTTATCTTTCCCTGGCTACCAGTATGGACTTCGTCGCTCACCTCGGGCAGTTTTGCGTGCCCAAGACGTTGAAGGTCAATGGTATGAGCTGGAAGCTGATGGTTGGTTCGCGCGTATTATGCAGCACGAGTATGACCATTTGCACGGCCGAATTTATGTTGATCGATTGACTGGGAAGTCTGCCCACCAAGTATCTAAGGTGATGAAGCGCGAGAAGTGGAATGTGCCAGGAATTGCTTGGTTACCGGGGCAAGATGAGCTTTTTGATCTCGACGACGCCGCGCTCGCGAACCTTGACGAGATGACTCGTTATTTTGCTGGAGTTCCGGAAGACTCCGCAGCGGCAGAATCAGAATTGCCTGATAAAGGTGCAAGTTTCGGTTTGGCATAG
- a CDS encoding transglycosylase domain-containing protein — protein MATQKRNLTFKQALAALLSFFLLCGLGGSLLAAMAIPVAAASGTAVNAITKIFDDLPTNVDFTVPSEVSTIVAADGTKLASFYSENRIVVGSENISQYIKDAAVSIEDQRFYQHNGIDAQGILGAAFSNLTGSSLAGGSTITQQYVKNALLEKGRIEDDDEQIAAATEQTIARKLNEARFAIAVENQMTKDEILTAYLNIAQFGPSQYGVEVASRYFFSKPAKDVTLEQAAMLAGITQAPGRWDPVSNPEGALKRRNTVLGTMLDQGYITQEQYDGAAAVSIEDMLQVSPAYNGCDEAGISANFCEYVVRDVLNYEELGQTRDERIAKLYRGGLVIHTTINPTEQQIAYDSIVNRVPVGDPSGIDIALSSIEPGTGNIRAMVQNRPFGNPSEAQPNATKVNNNVGEDMGGGAGFQPGSTFKIFTLVDWIAKGHSPYERLTGSRKITIPARDWKIPCAPGLADTFSPSNNDGESFGPIPSTTAAKYSVNTAFAQMSSKLDLCEITRTAEMMGARQGSYITPDILDELHRAGMTNVKEGDITPIIPRPSQVLGVNPTTPLSMASSVATLGADGLACKPHSFTKITDRAGNVLAERQPECRQVIDKDVARTVNGILQLVPQPGATGSAAQLAAGRPSAGKTGTTDSSYHMWYVGYTPQLASAVWTGHMNGNIPMLDVTVNGVFYSIVYGGTLAAPAFRDYMNQALADQPIVPFAQPAKAIQPPDTQAEDSKEKDEAEKKEQDPQSAVPSVIGMSEADAVATLQGAGYVVAVGSDYSDLPRGQVARQEVVGDGSPGSRVDLWLSIGPRP, from the coding sequence ATGGCAACACAAAAACGGAATTTGACCTTCAAGCAAGCACTAGCCGCTCTGCTGTCATTCTTCTTACTCTGCGGACTCGGCGGTAGCCTGCTGGCAGCAATGGCTATCCCGGTAGCTGCCGCATCTGGCACGGCAGTTAATGCCATAACAAAAATTTTCGACGATCTACCAACGAACGTCGACTTTACGGTTCCATCCGAAGTCTCAACCATTGTTGCAGCCGATGGAACCAAATTAGCTAGCTTCTATTCGGAAAACCGCATCGTCGTCGGCTCGGAAAATATTTCCCAGTACATTAAAGACGCTGCCGTCTCGATCGAAGATCAACGCTTCTATCAACACAACGGCATCGACGCCCAAGGCATCCTTGGCGCAGCCTTTTCCAATCTCACAGGATCCTCGCTTGCAGGTGGCTCAACAATCACCCAGCAGTATGTCAAAAACGCGTTACTAGAAAAAGGACGTATCGAAGACGACGATGAACAAATAGCAGCCGCAACTGAACAAACAATTGCGCGAAAGCTCAACGAAGCACGCTTCGCGATCGCCGTCGAAAACCAAATGACGAAAGATGAAATCCTCACCGCATACCTCAATATTGCGCAATTTGGACCATCCCAATACGGCGTCGAAGTAGCATCTCGATATTTCTTTTCAAAACCAGCCAAAGATGTCACCTTGGAACAAGCCGCGATGCTTGCAGGAATCACCCAGGCTCCCGGACGTTGGGATCCGGTATCAAATCCCGAAGGCGCACTCAAACGCCGCAACACAGTGCTGGGAACCATGTTGGATCAAGGCTACATCACTCAAGAACAATACGATGGCGCTGCCGCAGTATCCATTGAGGATATGCTCCAAGTTTCACCTGCCTACAACGGGTGTGACGAGGCTGGAATATCGGCCAACTTCTGTGAATACGTTGTACGCGACGTCTTAAATTATGAAGAATTGGGTCAGACTCGTGACGAGCGCATCGCCAAACTCTACCGGGGTGGCCTAGTTATACACACCACCATCAACCCTACCGAACAGCAAATCGCATACGACTCCATCGTTAATCGGGTTCCAGTAGGCGATCCATCCGGTATCGACATTGCGTTATCCTCAATCGAACCTGGCACCGGAAACATCCGCGCAATGGTTCAAAACCGTCCCTTTGGCAACCCCTCAGAGGCACAGCCAAACGCAACTAAGGTCAACAATAACGTCGGCGAAGACATGGGCGGCGGCGCAGGCTTCCAACCAGGATCGACTTTCAAGATTTTCACCCTAGTGGACTGGATAGCTAAAGGACACAGCCCCTACGAGCGCCTAACTGGTTCGCGAAAGATCACCATTCCGGCACGCGACTGGAAAATTCCATGCGCTCCAGGGTTAGCAGATACGTTTAGTCCATCTAATAACGACGGCGAAAGCTTTGGACCGATTCCGTCGACTACAGCAGCAAAGTATTCAGTTAATACCGCCTTTGCCCAGATGTCGTCAAAACTTGATCTATGCGAAATCACTCGCACAGCAGAAATGATGGGTGCTCGCCAAGGTAGTTACATTACTCCGGACATCCTCGATGAGCTCCATCGAGCTGGCATGACGAATGTTAAAGAAGGCGATATTACCCCCATTATTCCGCGCCCTTCACAAGTCCTTGGTGTAAACCCGACCACGCCACTTTCGATGGCGTCGTCAGTGGCAACGTTGGGCGCAGATGGGCTTGCCTGCAAGCCGCATTCATTTACCAAGATCACTGACCGAGCTGGCAATGTTCTCGCAGAACGGCAGCCAGAATGCCGCCAAGTCATTGACAAAGACGTAGCGCGAACCGTCAATGGGATTTTGCAACTCGTTCCCCAACCAGGTGCTACTGGTTCAGCGGCACAACTTGCCGCCGGGCGACCATCTGCTGGCAAGACTGGTACGACGGATAGCTCATACCACATGTGGTATGTCGGTTACACCCCACAGCTTGCATCGGCTGTATGGACTGGTCACATGAATGGCAATATTCCGATGCTCGACGTTACCGTCAACGGTGTTTTCTACAGCATCGTCTATGGTGGAACGCTCGCCGCTCCAGCCTTCCGTGATTACATGAATCAAGCGTTGGCAGATCAACCTATTGTGCCATTTGCTCAACCCGCTAAAGCAATACAGCCGCCAGATACGCAAGCTGAAGATAGCAAAGAAAAAGATGAGGCAGAAAAGAAGGAGCAAGACCCGCAATCGGCGGTTCCTTCGGTCATCGGTATGAGTGAAGCTGATGCGGTTGCTACGTTGCAAGGCGCAGGCTACGTCGTTGCCGTCGGTAGTGACTACTCCGATCTGCCACGTGGTCAGGTAGCTCGTCAAGAAGTTGTCGGAGACGGCAGTCCCGGTAGTCGTGTTGATTTGTGGCTTTCGATTGGGCCGCGCCCATGA